TGGATTATAATAGGGAACACAGCGGGGAAGCAGTCCGTCTCCAGGTACTGATTCAGGAAGTAGACGCCAAGGTACACAGCTTGCTTGCTGGGCAGGAACACCCCTGGGCAAGAaaccttcaaaaagaaaaaaaagctaaatgcatactgctaaatgaaagaaccAATCTGAAAAAGGCTGCATACTATTTGATTTCAACTATATGACAGTCTGGAAAAAGCAAGACTATAGGAATAGTAGAAAGGTCAGAGGCTGCCTAGGGCTAAGGAGATAGGGGAAGggggatgaataggtggagcccagggcatttttagggcagtgaaactactaTGTATGATCCTATAATGAATACATAACGTTAGGCACTTGATAAAATCCTtaagactgtacaacacaaagagcgaACCCTAATGTAAATCACTGTTGTTTggtggtgctgtcgagtcggttgcGACTCCCAACGACCCCTAGTGAAGCAGGCAGTCACGAAAGGGTTATTACgggttattaaccatcccataatagttgtttttcagaaaagtctactcttgctacatttttcttACAACTTTTACAGCTCCTCACCGTGATTGGTCCAATCCCCAGGTTTCTTGtcttctcctggcaggaggcCCAGGCCCAGATGTACTGACGCCAAATATACCCACtatatggggtcactaagagtccgaatccactggatggcactgggtttggcatgaccttcctggggtggcagtagcAAGCCGTCACcattttttttagggctgtgcgCAGTATTTTTAGAGCTGTGTGCAAAAACCTATTCACTAAAATTATGTGGACTGTGTGCACATGACAAGACTGAAGATCCTCGCCTCACTGTTCATGCATAggtatgtcactccctataaaaaGAGCACATCTGCCCTGGTGCAGGAAGCCGGCGGCCTTAGGTCACAAGACCCTGCTTGTCTCCCAGTTTGCGAACTATGAATAAATCTTTCTGTTCCTCCAACCCTGCATCTGGCTGACTTCAGTTTgctagtctgcttgacaagaacctattagCCGACGGCTTCgtaagtacaacagaacggaactctgcctggcctgcaccatccttataatcattgttatgcttgagcccattactgcagccacgGTGCCAgcctatctcgttgagggtcttcctctttttcactgaccccaccaagcatgaagtcccttctccagggactggtctgtcctgataagatgtccaaagtaaaagagacgaagtctcactattcttgcttctaaggagcgttctggctgtacatctaagacagatttgttcgttcttctggcagtccatggtgtattcagtattcttcaccaacatcataattcaaagccatcagtccttcttgggtcttctttattcactgtccaccttttacgtgcgtatgaggtgactgaaaactccatggcttgggtcaggcgcactttagtccctAAACTATGGCTCTTAGCTAACAATAATGTCACGGTATTGGTTCACCCACTGTAACAAACGGACCACACTAAGGGAGGGATAGGAGAAACTGTGCAGAGAGGAACGCTTTGTACTTTCTgtacaatttttctttaaaactgctctaaaaaataaagttcatCAAAAAAGGTCAtaatcagttacaaaaggacaagtattgtataatctcacttatatgaaataagcacaCACACCCCGTTggtgccgagttgattctgactcatagcgaccctataagacagagtagaactgccctatagggtttctaaggagcagctggtggatttgaactgccgacctttaggttagcagctgtagcacttaaccacgatgccaccagggtttccatgaaataAGCCAATATATAAAAACTAAAGATTATccatggttaccaggggtaggagggaaGAGGGTGAtggggagtttttgtttgggggagGCATAGAgtttttgttaattaaaaaaaacaaaccccttgccattcaGTAGATTTTAActcagggaccctgtaggacagagcagagctgccccataggatttccaaagctgtaaatcttgtTGGAAGccgactgcaacatctttctccatagagggggtggtgggttcaaaccactgacctttttgttatcaGCCCTGAGCTTAAGTACTGCAaacactgtgcctccagggctccttgtttagtCAACGATAGTGGAATATTTTGGAAGAGGATGGTGAGAACAGTGTCACAACATGAAAAGCGTAAAACCGTCACTGGATCGTAAATGTGGACGGGTTGTGCTGTCTAATGTCCCAGTGTGTATGTTTTCACTGCAATAAAATGCGCCCCACCCAAAAAACAAGTcataccagaaaaaagaaaacaaacaacaaaagagaaCAGCTTGTCTTTTAAAAACTCAAGGCTGTCAACAACTACTCCAAAGCAAGGATctgaagataagggggcagggaaactagagtactggaaatagaACAGCACGTTTAAAGAAAACAATGCTGAGGCATTGTGGTCAATGTCACTATGTCACTGAACGATGCGTGCGGAAATTGTCAAACGGGAACCTGAcgtgctgtgtaaactttcaccaaaaactcaataattttttcttttttttttcttagcatccCACTGCCAAATTTCCCAGCCACCTCCCCCTCACCCATACCTCCCACCGCAGCACCCTCCCCTCCAGCCTGGCCTCCCGGACTTGGCCCACCCAGCTCCCCCCCACGTCTCCACCAGGTATCGGGGTGGCGCGCGCTCCTCTCCCCGCCCTCCAGGATGGCAGTGCGGAAGCGGAAGAGGCTGCCGGGCCGGGAAGCTGCTTCTTAGCCGGCGGTGCCGGGTCGGGCCGCCGCGATGACGAGCCCCCGGAGGGGCGCTGAGGGCCGCGCGCTGGGCGCCCCCGTCGCaagcagcagcagcggcagccCGGGCAGCCCGGCgcacggcggcggcggcggcaggttCGAGTTCCAGTCCCTGCTCAGCAGCCGCGCGCCCGGCGCCGATCCCACCTGCGCGCGGCTCCGCGCGTCCGAGAGCCCGGTGCACCGCCGCGGCTCCTTCCCGCTGGCCGGGCCGGGCCCCGCGCCGGCGCCCCCGGGCCCGCTGCCCGAGGAGGCCCGCATGGACTTGAACCCGTCCTTCCTGGGCATCGCTCTGCGCTCCCTGCTGGCCATTGACCTGTGGCTGTCCAAGAAGCTGGGCGTATGCGCCAGGGAGCGCTCGGCCTGGGGCAGCGTGCGGCCCTTGATGAAGCTGCTGGAGATCTCGGGCCACGGAATTCCCTTCCTGCTGGGCACCCTCTACTGCCTGTCCCGGAGCGACAGCTGGGCCGGTCGCGAGGTGCTCATGAACCTGCTCTTCGCCCTGCTGCTGGACCTGCTGCTGGTGGCCCTCATCAAAGGGCTGGTCCGCAGGCGCCGGCCGGCTCACAACCAGATGGACATGTTTGTCACCCTCTCGGTGGACAAGTACTCCTTCCCCTCGGGCCACGCCACAAGGGCCGCCCTGGTGTCGCGCTTCATCCTGAACCACCTGGTGCTGGCCATTCCACTGAGGGTGCTGACGGTCCTGTGGGCCTTCCTCGTGGGCCTCTCCCGGGTGATGCTGGGACGGCACAACGTCACTGACGTGGCTTTTGGCTTTCTCCTGGGCTACCTGCAGTACAGCATCGTGGACTATTGCTGGCTGTCGCCCCACAATGCTCCCCTGCTTTTTGTACTGTGGAGTCAACAATGACACCATCGCGTTGATTACAGCACCAGGGGAGATCAGGTTTCCAAATTCAGTGATGCCAACTAAGCCAGCTGCCATTCCGCTTTCCCCTCCTAGAATTTCAGGCTTACCTTGGGATTTGTAGGGGTCCCACTAGCTTGATGTGTGGCTAGGCTGGGGCACATGTGGCCATTGTTAAACACAGCCATATTAGAGAAAGCAACATTGTATTTATTCAACAACTGTGTATGTCTCCAGGAGGGCTGCAAAGAAACCAAGCTGGAGTGATTACAATGTtgctgttttgggttttttttttaatgactttagtAAAATGTGTGTTTTGTAGTGATCCCATAAGTCAACATCTCACTTGTAAATTGAACTTTGGAAAGGTAACATGCTCTTGTTCTGTAATACAGGCAGATGAGCTGTGTGCTAATCCTAGTCTTTTACAGACTTTAAACAGTATTTTACGGGTCTCAGACATAGGTTTTCCCACTTTATTCCTGAAGGTCTAGTTGCCACAGTTGGAGAGAGTTCGCCTTAATTTTCtcggtaagatttttttttacattattgtCTTCCATCTTTGCTCACTGGGTATTGAGAAGAGAGGCGTAGTACTTGTCTCTCTTTTCCTCCCAACCTCCCAAAAGATCTTTACGTAGGTGTTTGTTTTCCACTGCTTTCTCATACTGTCTTCAGCATTCAGAGGACAAGCCAAGAACTTAGTGAAGAAACACTTCAAATTGGACACACCTGAGGTGCCAGTAGAAGAAGGAGGGGGGCCCACATGCTTAGTTCTTTTGAGAAGAACAACTTGGTATGACAAAAGCTAGAGAAGCTGAATTGCTGGGCAAAGTCAGAGGAACTGAGAGATCGAGGAAAAGCTGACCCCGTATTTATGGTCAGTGGACCAGTATGGCAGGGATGGGGCCTTCTACTGAATAAAGAATAATGCTTCTCTATTGGTGtaataggaagaaaagcctggcaatctgcttccaaaaatgtcagccattgaaaaccctatggagcagagttctactctgacacacagggtgcCACGAGCCAGGTCGGCGCCATGGCAACTGGTGGCTTATTGGGGtgataaaatgggaaaataatgGAGGAGTGTAAGCTTTCTTATACAAGGATGACCGCGTATACTCTAGTTTTTCATATGGAACTCTGTTTCTCTTAACGCAGCTCACTTTAGGTAACAGTATTAACTCGAAGCTGCTCAGGAGGAGCCATAACTCCTAAATTCCTGTTTACATTGaccaaaaaccagaaaaccaaacccattactgtcaaatcttaatcccaactcacagtgaccctataggacagagcagaactgccccctagggtttctaagactgtaatctttatggaagccaactgccacatctttcttctgcacagcagctgatgggttcaaaccaccagccttctggttagcagccgagtgcttaaccactgtgccaccagggttcctcttccAGTGACCGCTTGG
This DNA window, taken from Loxodonta africana isolate mLoxAfr1 chromosome 9, mLoxAfr1.hap2, whole genome shotgun sequence, encodes the following:
- the PLPP6 gene encoding polyisoprenoid diphosphate/phosphate phosphohydrolase PLPP6; the protein is MTSPRRGAEGRALGAPVASSSSGSPGSPAHGGGGGRFEFQSLLSSRAPGADPTCARLRASESPVHRRGSFPLAGPGPAPAPPGPLPEEARMDLNPSFLGIALRSLLAIDLWLSKKLGVCARERSAWGSVRPLMKLLEISGHGIPFLLGTLYCLSRSDSWAGREVLMNLLFALLLDLLLVALIKGLVRRRRPAHNQMDMFVTLSVDKYSFPSGHATRAALVSRFILNHLVLAIPLRVLTVLWAFLVGLSRVMLGRHNVTDVAFGFLLGYLQYSIVDYCWLSPHNAPLLFVLWSQQ